actctttgtatttaatggttgatgagtttgtgtgcatgatcaataaaaagtatcatatggtgcacgcacatggcacatgaagtaaagacCTGAAGACActatttcatgttgtattgtaattcaaTCCTTTatttgagtctgtaatagtaacataggaaaattgtctataataattaatctcttacctgcatggtaggatagataaactcaagaccataaatggaccttagggatcacccttcggttgaccgagacgccagatttttagggtatataCTCAAAGGCTATAGATCGACCATAGGACCCacaatattgcataaaaatggcTCCCATAATCTTAGTGTTGATTATTATGTAAATAGGGGTAAttttataagaagaaaaagactgaAATACACAAAaagggcatgttcggtcgaccgaacttctacacGCAGAACTCTTCGATTGACCGAccagaaaatgaactccaacactctggttgaccgaacatcctcgggagaagccccaacttcccggtcgaccaaactacctagttcaaaatcacctggtcgactgaaccgcgcGGAATGGAAAAATCGCTCTTGAGACccttagtttggtcgaccgaactctcaattcaaatttctcccagtcgaccgaactttgtcacttggacaaccaaacctcaagttcggtcgatcagtgctctcgagttggacgttttttttaccgagattaaattttttaaacagggttaactttgctaaaatgttttaaataaatcttaataataccctacatatcctgaacggttataattttgaagaactctatatatactccctcatttgcaaaaattaggaagagattagcaaaacaattagctaattttctctaattttcaaaagctctatttctcacattcaagttTCATTCTTTTATTCTTACTCAACCTCATTGCAAATTTTGCTAAGTAAGAGTAttattgtgagtttctagttaagcttacactctcgttagttctaaTTTATTGACATACATTTTTATCTAAGAGTGAGCTTGaatttttctaggagacttcattaataagtatttcgtaggaaaacttcgtaaagcttgtgagttttgcatcatcattgcaacaCTCAAGAGTTTGTATTGCTTTTGTTCGTGAAATAAATTTTGATGAACCGTTTTCAAATATCCAGTgtgcttattttttagaaaaatatttttgggatatttgcttgtgaagatctttgttattgtaccttttaattgataatattatcttcacacaaagatcaaataattttcacaaaccgatttcaaatatcttgtgtggtttattttgagaaaagtATTTGTTGAAAGTATTTGAAAGTGTGTTTGAAGATAAacactattttacaaatcaacttcaaatatctcttatgatttattgtgagaaaaatatttgttgaggatatttgaagcgtgcttgagatctttgttgcgACATTGTGATtaatactattattttgacacaaagatcctttcacatacactctcattaactaattgtcatatttgcattaatctttgagagtagacattaaagATTACATtgaacttatcaaatcctatcttttggtagtgcattgattatattgtgcgtattgtagtacatacttgcttagtgtaagaagcatttccttgtacgtaaaattttcatattcggTGTATTCTAGGCAcaggtctgaagagggagactagccttgttgaatagtcctggattgatttagacccggttaggaaagttaggtgcaccatcctgataaggtgtaggttgaggtcaaccccattaattgacctggttgtaaacggtgtcgttccacccattaagtaagcttatagtgtaatccttgtgtgggcatgccaaggcggggacatagacaatattggccgaaccccaatatcatatctggtgttgattttattttccgcaatttacattctgcacctgtatgtttatgtttattatttgaatatttgtttgggattgtgaatacgtagaaagactctaggtttgtgaaatactgcctgctggattagctaaacctaggaagaatttttaaataccaattcaccctccttcttgggattgcaccaaagttaacacaaTGTTTAAACTTATCCGTGGTAATTGGCTTTGTCAAGATATCTGCTacattctcagaagtgtgaactttctcaagcacaagTTCACTTGAAGAAACCAACTCCTGgatcctgtggaacctcacatctatatgtttgattcttgcatgatacacttggttcttcTCCAAAGAGATgacactctgactgtcacaacgcagctgaactccaccttactgtaTATCTAGCTCCTTGACTAAACCTATAAGCCACAATGCTCCCTTGGCAGCTTTGACAACTGTCATATACTCCGACTCAGGTGTTGATAATGCaaccagagattgtaccatggacctccaacaaataggtcctacAAGGCTGAACACATACCCTATTGTAGATATACTGTCATCTAAATCCCctacataatctgcatcaacataTCCTACAACTGACGGATCACTATGTTGCcagccgaacatgatgtcatattgAGAAGTGCCCCGTAAGTATATGAAAATCTATTTGACGGCATCCCAAGGctatctacatagatttgaaagaaacttacttaccacactgACAACTTGTGTCAGGTCCGACCTTGTatataccatagcatacattaaacaccccactatactagcataggggacctttgacatgtcacagatatcatcatccgtccttgggcattgagcagtagacaatttaaagtaaTTCGCTAATGGTATACTTACCAGTTttgcattagtcatgctaaacctctccaacaccttctccacataaccgtcctgagataaccacaatctccctacagttctttctctgcgaatctccatcccaagaatcttcttggttgCACccagatctttcatgtcaaactctttttCAACAGaatcttcaactgatttacctcagtcatatcCTGCGtagcaattagcatgtcatcaataTAAAACAATAGAAAAATGAGAACACCATCCTCAAGACTCTTTACATATACGCAACAATtatactcacacctcctgtagtCTATCTAGATAATATAGGAGTCAAAACGTTTGTATCATTGCCTCGAAGACTATTTCAGCCCGTAAAAGTGACTTCTTtagtttacaaaccaaatgctcTTGTCTGGGTTGACTGAACCCTTTTGACTCTACCATATAAATctgctcctccaaatcaccatagaGAAATGTTGTTTTTACGTCCATTTGCTCCAATTGCATATCATAATGTGTCACCAATCCGAACACTACCCTGATAGAAGTGTGCTACATCGTGATTTGGTCGATGAAACAACATATCAATGAGAAGTTAGTTCGATAAGTTTAGggaattatttttatattatttatattatggtTATATTATGGGTTCTAGGGGAGGGGGCTAAAACTCATTTTTCTTGAAAGAAACCATAAGGGAGAAGActtcatcataatcaacccctttcttttgtgagtatcccttTACTACTAACCGTGTCTTAAACttctctcatttattttctgATATCGCTTCTTTgttcctatacacccacttgcaacctatcaCTCTCTTCCCTTCTGGAAGCTCCACTAAATCTCACGTTTGGTTCTAACGCAataacttcatttcctccaccataacacccatccatctacttttctcctGACTATGCAccacctcttgaaaagtagttggatccttgCAACAGGTAATGAGaacataagacaccagatcatcaaatccatacgtTGGCGGTTGCCTCATAGTGCATCTAGGTCTATGTATAGCAATACTATCATCCTGCTGGTTTCTCGAGCTAGAACTTCCTGCATTCTAAACACTATCATCATTGTATTAAGTCTCTAACTCCGCCTGCACCACATGCTCATCTCTGCTCCAGTTTTCTGGCAacctgtttctcttcatcttcctcctgagtacacttcaccatggctttctcattgaaaaccacatctctactgatcaccgcCTTAGTTTGTCATTGGATCCCACAGTTTGAACTATTTCACACCTTTCTGAAACCCTAGAATAATGTaatgtctagactttgcatcaagttttaATCtttcctcactagaaatgtgcacataggTTGGACAACCAAATGCTCTCAAACCGAAGTAATTTACCGCattacctgtccatacctcctctgcaactttcccctctagtgatgctcttggtgatcggttaactaagaaacacgtcatactcactgcctcggcccagaaattCTTAGCAAGCCCAGCATTCAACTTGAGACACTGAGCTCTTTCAGCCAAAGTTcagttcatcctttctgccacatCATTCTATTGTGGTGTCCGGGGAACtgtgaaatgtctccttatgTCATGCcactcacaaaactccatgaacctcaaATCAGCGTACTCGGTTCCATTGTCTGACCCGAGACATTTAATTCTCCTTCCGATCTGGTTTTCAACCTCAGCTTTCTACAATTTAAACTTGATGAACgtctctgacttgtgccgcatgaaatACACTcaaacctttcgtgagtaatcattgATAAAATtcacgaagtacatatgtccaTCCCGTGATACCACTCTCATCGGCCCCCAAGCatcaatgtagttaagaataccctctgTTTTGTGCATGGCTATTTTGAAGTGCActctgttttgttttccaagaacataATATTTGCAAAAATTCAGTTTGATACCTTTCAAAAGAttcctcttatgaagttccttcatcccatgctcacccatatgccctaaccgtaCATGCCACAAAACAACATTATCTAACTCAGAATCTACGAcaccaactccacctacaactatagtATCCAGcggtgcatagatatttcctgctaaCTTCTACCCCTTCATCACTGTTAGaatgcctttacacaccttcattaccccactttcagacttgtaactaaatccgttacaatccaaagtgcctaatgaaattaaattcttccaTAGACTTGGTATGTacctaacatcacataatgttcttacaacaccactataaattttaattctaatgtttcctattccaattattttgcatgaaacatCATTTCCTATCAGAACAAAACCAGAATTAACTGACCTATAAGTgttgaaccattctttatttggtgtcatgaAATAAGAGCACAccaaatctaggatccaagaatccgtaaGACGATTTGACCtcgatgaaacagaaagcatatcacTATCACCGCTTTCTGAGTCTCCTTCTTTAACTATATTTGCCGATTTTGAAGAACCCTTTTGATTTtttgcattccccttcttcctttccggacactccaattttatatgcccctttttcccacacttaaaacatcTAATGTCCTTTTTATTCTTGGACTATGACCAAGACTTAATATTACTCGATCCGTTCAGGAACTTGCTTCTCTCGCGTTCCTAGTTACCCTTCACCACGAgtccttcaccttgtgaaatctcatcACTGACCTTCTTTCTTTGATAAAAACCCAGCAGAACGCTTgctacctcttccaaattcagggtttctttaccccatgttagagtcgtaactagattttcatactTATGAGATGCAAGTAGGGAATTCAATAACATCAACGCCTTATCTTATgcttcgaacttcacatcaacacacatcaaatcacttacaatctgattaaatacattgatgtgttggttcaaatgcGAACCTtccgccatcttaagccaatacaacttctgcttaagatacaatttgtttgttagagacttagacatatatcggcttTCAAGTTTCTGCCAAACAGCTGCaggagattcctcatccatgacgtgacaCAACACGTCATCGACCAGATAAAGCCTAATAGTCACCACAAccttcgcttccaattccttccaacttatTTCATCCATGCCTTCTGGTTGACCTTCGTATAATGCCTTCACTATATCTTGCTGCACTAACAAATCTTTAACCCTTCTCTGTCATAGTCTGAAGTTTCCCGTTCCATCAaacttaacaacatcaaactCTGCAGAAGAAACTCCCGAAGctattacaacaatgctctgataccaattcgttgtgcaaattaatgcgcaACGAAAACAAACAATCTCACAATGCAGCACTTAACAATGAAATatacttaaacacaatcacacaacaatgacacgaagaattacgtggttcggcaaagcctacatccatgggagcaaaacGGCAATGAATTTTTCACTGTCTTGTATCCAAAGACATTGAGTTAGAACATATATATAGAACTTTCCTGGAGGTTTTCCCTCCCAAACCGAACCTatccaacttcccaattcaaaatttgaaaaccaacgcTGAATAACCAAGCCAAAACCGCCGACAGTTTCCTCCTACATGTCAGTTTCAGttttttctaccatgttttccCTTTGTACATGTATTCCACTaaatatatgagccacatattacaacagaTGTGAATTGGATGTAACAAAAGAAAAAACGTTGGCAAATTCTTATATAATAAAAACTGAAAAAGTTTTTATTATTGGAGATGGGTCTACTTTTTGACATGTCGATGCAGAAAAAAGTTCATCCCAGCTTTAGTCATGGTTGAATGCaattaatgagagagagagagagagagagagatgaataaAAAGGAACTGTCTTTACTGAAATGATGAAGAATACGTTAAATACCATGATGACAATAAAAacaaacatttaattaaaaatagccCATACCTAATGGTAAGGCTATTTCTCCTCTTTGATCCCTGAAACAACATCAGATGAATTTTCTTTCACATTTCCAGCTCTCCTAAGAGCTTCTCTCAGGCCCATCACGATGAATAAGTTCGTCAAAGTTAGCAGAAATTCAGCCCCACCATGCAACCAATCCACATTAGACAAGGAAGTACCGTAATGCACCTTTGCTGTCTCGATAGAATTAACGTTCAAAATTGCAGCTCATTGTCAgacatatatacagttttatgttttgCAAATTAAAATAAATCTAGTTTGAAGGTGAGAAATTACCATAAATCCCAGCTGGAACTGGTTGTTGAGGTGAGAGGGCAGCAAAGAACATGAAGGAAATTAGCAGGTTAAAACAAATCTGTTCACACTACCAGGATTGACAATTTTTCATTAACACAAAAGGATCTACTAAATTTATTACTTTAACAGAACTCATAGCATTAAACAGAAATGATAGAAAAGGATCATGTAGGGATCACAAACCCAAATAGTAGGAAGTAAAGTCTTAGCTATTGTCATTGACAATGGCAGCGTAAATGCAATTTATACGAagcgaaattaaaaaaaataaaaaaaataaaacacaagTTAAACCAAAAACTCAATTTGGACCCAACTTGAAGTACAGTGATATAGTATTCTATTATCCAATAGTTAAATTGTTTTCGATGAGCTTTCTTCTTCGTCGCGTTAAAAAACAAAGAGTAGGAGGCTTAAAAAAGAACTGCCCCCAAGCATAGTAAGAACAAGGGGCATAACCTCTCTTCCCCAAcgcaccacccccccccccctcccccctctcttTTCCCCCACCAAAACAACAGAAAGCAGGGGCAGGGGCAATGCAATAAGTTTGGGGCAGAAGAAGTGGATCTGCATATTCTTGATCTCCCAGTTCATGGCATGGTGGACATGGGCAAGGAAGATAAACAGATAAAATTGGAAAGAGCAGTAATTTGGGAATTACCACATTCATGACAATGTTTGTATAGACGAATATTATAGTAGCCTGTTCTGTGGGAAATATATCAAATTTCAAATCCACTAGGGAGGAACAACATAATGAACATTTGCTAAGTCAACAATAGACCTAAAAGCTTCAGCTATTCTGAATcaaaaatgtatatcaagccttgaCAACATTTAGATGCAGAACGAAACGCATTACCAAAGGTAATGGCAttctaaaacaaattaaaagggTGCCTTTGGATGCCCCATGAAAACTGAAACAACCCATtgcatattatatataatttttgtacAATTATGACAAGCTGAAAGATGGTGAAATGTATTATGCCAAGGACATGAAAATTAGACATTCATTATTGTTATGGATTTGTGATGCTCTGATATCCTTTAGCAACTTTAGTTGGGATGATGGATTTTGCAACATAATGGAGACATTCAATTTTTCATGGGACAACCAAACATGGCCATATGTATGAATTTGTGCATATTGTCCAAAGACCAATAGGCCATTTATGTCATCTGCTGCAAATTGAGAAACAAGTTTAGCTGCATTTCTAAGTAAGAAAGAGTTCAAGGAAAATAGTTAAAGAGAAGGACATCACTCAAAATACACATGACTTCAGCAAGAGTCGTCCTATTTTATTtcttaacttaaaaaaaaaatcacaacagcataaataaatacacaaacACTGCTTATTTTTTCTTCGATTTTTCCTTCATACTCCATTTGatgtgaaagaatgataaaagcACTGAAACTTTCAAATCTCGTGGCAATTTTTGATAGAGTAGCTACTGTGTTTTGTAAATTCACTCAAATTGTAAACCATCCCCTGCCTTTCTCAAAATTAAAATCAGCGTTTCCCGATACGAGACATCTAGAAGCAAAAGTCAGTAAAGGGATTAAAGGTCCCTCCAAATGACCTAGCACTACAGTCGGGAGCACAGATTTCAAACCTAGGATTTAGATTCCTGTGAAAtttgataaaaatgcacaatTTTGTATTGCATTTCATTTGAATCCACACAGTTCTAAATTATAAACTTAGCAATTCATTTACCCAATTTAACATCCCTAGATTTGGCTGCTAACGAGACAGAGGGGCGGAAGGAGGGTTCCAAATTTGTATCTTAGGGCCTGTTTAGTTGCAGcatataatttttcaaagaactacAAAAATGCCACATTGTTTTCTAGTTTCCTAACATTTGTATAGGAAAcgtggaaaaaaaatcaaaacaactgAATGTTCACTTTTGAAAAACCTATGTTTGGgagaccttgaatttggaatttGGCATGGATGTGGACataatgtaatacaaaattgtccTGATTTTTGTCCAACTCTACCCAATCTAAGGCCCAAAATCTATCCTCCTAAACAgcgtttaaatttttattctcaTATTTTCAACGGATTAAAAAATGGCACCCTTTTTTGTTCCCAgtttttccaacttttctatacaaatgttggaaaattagaaaataaagtgACATTCTTGTAATTCGTTGGAAAATTAAGTTTCCAGTCATTTGTGCCTCTGGAAATCAAAATCCTCATCACCAAGCCAATGGCTGGACTGAGTCCATTAAGTTCGTTTTCTTGACGAAAATGCAATACACGACGACTGTTTATTTCTCTCTTCCATTCTCTAGAAACACACTCCATCCAATGGTTAATTCCTCCATAAAATTCACCATAACACCATAAGCATTCGGTCCATTCCCATAAAACATAGTATGGGAAAAACAGAAACAACAATGAAAAGAGAAAATTTACTTCAGAAACAGAAACTAATAAATAAAAGGTATAAACCCAACAAATCCCCAGAATCAAATTGGGAAATGGGGAAGAGGGAAGAGATGTAAGAAACTCACTAGTAGCCCCAACAAAGGCGAgcaagaaatagaatccaaagaGAGTGAGCTTTGGAGCAGAGTCAGATTTGGTGATGAAGTACAAGAATCCAATGTAGGGGAAGAGCGAAACCGCGAAAAGCTGCGAAGCTACGCTCTGTGAATCAATGGTGGGCGCCCATGGATCAACCGGCAACAGTGCGCCGCAGACTATCCCTCCTCCTCTCCTCCAACCAACTTTTGTCCTCTTTCTGCAACACTCGAAGAAGAAACCTCTGCCTTCCGTGTAAGGGCGTGTTTGGGGATTTCGCGAGAGAGGAGGAGAACCCATTGAAGGGAGAGGAATAAAGGTGGGAATTTTGCAGAAGGGTTGCACGCAATTGATCACCATGAGCAGATTTTCCCACTTCTCTGTCGCAGCCAGAGTTTAGTGTATGGCACTTGACCTGAGAGTGGGAGCAGCAGGGAAATTCTTCAACCCCTTCACTATTATCCAATAGAAAGGAttcttttttagatttttttttttttattgtcaaaaaaGTATGTCACAATCAGTTGTAAAACAGACTGTCTCCTACATGATTTTTCGTCTCATGTAGGTCTGCCTCAAACTCTGTTTATGTGTTTTTTACATAAGCTAGATGAGTTTTTTtccgttttataattaaaaagaaataaaatataaaataacactctgattggaaaatttttttccaaaataatactcacgtaatttcgcagcttcatgctgcgagatttaaattgCTGGCCATTCTACCTTCGACGCGTGGCAAAAAGAGAAATAGGGGGCAGGTGACGCATGGCGACGCTTGAAGAAATCTCGCAGCTTGGGCAGGTGACGCTTGGCGACGCTTGAAGAAATCTCGCAACTCCAAGCTACGAGATTTAATGAGCCATCGAACCTAAACGTGATGCGTGGCTGCGAGATTAAATAAGGCATCGAACTGAAACGTGACACGTGACGGAAATCTCGTAGGACGAAGCTGTGAGATTTGCGCCTGACATCCATCCGCgtggtgacacgtggtaaatctcgcaggatcGTTCTGCGAGATTTGCTTTGTCTGCTGAATTCCTCCCAGAGCCTTCTCAGAACACAATATTGCAGAGGAGAAAAGTTGCAGACCTTCGAGCTTGCAGAGGACAGTTGCGTTGACAGGTTATCGTTCGACGTGCAGGTGACCGTTTGGGCGAAGGTGAGGCGAGGCGAGGCTATTTAAGGGCCGAAGATGGGGtatgttatttattatttagaaaaaaacgtgaatattttatttaacttatTGAGATTTACTgagatttattttatgttttgagttggtttgatatCATATTTGCACTTCGACTATTTGGGTTCGTTGCTATATctagaggaaggttagtttttttaattaataatttcattaacgTTTATGTCTCTAATAGTATTTGTATATACTCCACATAATCATgcaaatttttaataattttatctgaatattttaaataaaaaaaaagtatattgatctaatatttatgcttcaaattttatcttcaatattttaaatttacatattcattaatatcaaagaagaaatactGTTTAGGACatttgtttgtttgtattttttgtgtTGTTTGTGGGTCTTAACTCGCTTTGATAAGGTTCTTTAATTACAAAACCATTATTAGATGAATTGATCCATAATTTACATTATCTATTATTTGGGTGTACTAGTTATGCGT
This window of the Malania oleifera isolate guangnan ecotype guangnan chromosome 6, ASM2987363v1, whole genome shotgun sequence genome carries:
- the LOC131158192 gene encoding uncharacterized protein LOC131158192 → MVINCVQPFCKIPTFIPLPSMGSPPLSRNPQTRPYTEGRGFFFECCRKRTKVGWRRGGGIVCGALLPVDPWAPTIDSQSVASQLFAVSLFPYIGFLYFITKSDSAPKLTLFGFYFLLAFVGATIPAGIYAKVHYGTSLSNVDWLHGGAEFLLTLTNLFIVMGLREALRRAGNVKENSSDVVSGIKEEK